CGACCGCTGGTTCGGGGTGAGCCTGCCGTTCACCACGCCCGGCGTGATCATGGCCGAGACCTTCGTCGCCATGCCCTTCCTGGTGGTCTCGGTGGAGACGGCGCTGCGCACGCTGGACCCTGACATCGAGGAGGCCGCGGCCACCAGCGGGGCGAGCACCTGGCAGATCTTCCGCCACATCACCCTGCCCAACCTGCTGCCCGCCATCGGCGCGGGCGCGGTGCTCGCCTGGGCCCGCGCGCTCGGCGAGTTCGGAGCCACCATCACCTTCGCCGGCAACTTCCCGGGCACCACGCAGACGATGCCGCTCGCGGTCTACCTTGCCTTCCAAGAGGATCCGCAGTCGGCGATCGTGCTCAGCGTGGTGCTCCTGGCCGTCTCCATCACCGTGCTGGCCGCGCTGCGTGACCGCCTGTTCACCCGCGTGTGAACTCAGCGAGTTCTCAGCCGTCGAAGGCAACCACCCGCGTCGACCGGACGTCACAGTACGCGCAGGATGACAGGGGTGGAGGACAGGGTGTCGGACGACACGCAAGGCCTTGGCGGGCCGGACTTCGAGCAGACTCAGCACACGGACACCGGCCCGGACGACGCGGCGCACGCGGAGACGGCCGACGGGTTCGGCGTGATACTCGAACAGGCGCAGGCCACCGAGGAATACGTCGAGCAGAACCAGCGCCGGGACCGCATCGCGCGCCGGGCGAGGCGGCGCCGCCGGATCAGGTACGCGCTGCTCTCGACGACCGTGACGGTCTCGCTCGTCGTCGCCGCCGGGTTCGTCTACCTCGCCTACGACGCCCAGCACCTGACCCGCAACCTCAAGCACACCGCCCTGCTGCCGGTCGGCGTGACCGAGCCGCCGGAGCAGGTGGACGCCTTCGGCCGGTCCGCGATCAACATCCTGCTGCTCGGCTCGGACACCCGGTCCAGCAGCGCGGACTGCTCGCTCGGCGGCGCCTGCGTGCAGGGCGGGGACAACGCCGGTGCTAACGGCGACAGCGAGATGGTGGTGCACCTGTCCGCGGACCGGAGCAACGCGACCGTCGTCTCCATCCCGCGCGACACCGAGACCGACCTGCCCGAGTGCGCCGGCGGCGGCCGCGGCATGATCAACAGTGCCCTGCAATACGGCCCGGACTGCCAGGTGGCGGCCGTGGTCAAGCTCACCGGCATCACCATCGACCACTTCGTCGAGTTCGACTTCTCCGGCGTGGTGGACCTCTCCAGCGAGCTCGGCGGCGTCCCGGTGTGCGTGAGCGCGGCGGTGCACGACCCGTACTCGAAACTGACCATCGGCGCCGGTGTCACCGATGTGCAGGGCAAGCAGGCGCTGCAGTTCCTGCGCACCCGGCACGCCTTCTACGACGGCTCCGACCTCGGCCGGGAGCAGGCCACGCACATCTTCATGTCCTCGATGCTGCGCAAGGCGAAGCAGAACGCGACCCTGACGAACATCGGCGAGATGCAGTCGCTCGCGGAGACGGTGACCAAGTACACCACCGTGGACAACGGGCTCGACAGCGTCACCTCGCTGATCGAGCTGGCCGACGACTTCGGCCAGGTGGCCTCGAACCGGGTCACCTTCCTGACCATGCCGTGGGATCAGGACACGAACACGAGCGACCCGAGCTACCAGGCCCGCGTGGTCGAGGACCCGCAGGCCGTGCAGCTGTTCGAGGACATCAAGAAGGACAAGTCCTTCACCACCGCGGGCGAGGTCGAGACGCTCTCCGCGGGTTCCAGCACCAGTCCGGACCTCTCCTCGCCCTCGCCGTCCTCGAGCTCGGCGGCCGGGTCCGGGGGTGAGCAGGACGCGGCGGCGGCCGCGGCGTCCGAGGCCGCGGTCGGAGCGTCCGAGACCGCGGCCGCGCGCACCCACCCGATGCACGTGGTGGTGGTCAACTCCTCCGGGGCGACGAACCGCTACCAGACCGTGGTGCAGCAGCTCTTCCAGGACGGCTTCGTCTACTCCTCCGGCAGCGACGCCACGAGCACGGTCGCGAGCACCACGCTGGTCTACTCGTCGAAGGAGGTGAAGGCCGCCGCGGAACTCGCCGGGGACCTGCATCTGCCGCCCTCGGCGCTCCAGGAGAGCGGCACCGGCACCACGCTCACGCTCACCATCGGCACCGACTGGCCCACCGGAAGCACGTACTCCGCGGCGGGCACCGCTTCGGCGAGCGCGGCCATCAACGTGCCGAGCCAGTCCTACGAGGAGAACGGCGCGGACGCCGGCGTCTGCGTGCAGGCCAACCCGGAGGACGAGACCCACTGACCGCCGGCGGGCCGCCCCGAGGAGGAATGGGGTCAATGCGGGCGCGTACGTTGTGCACATTGCGCCCGCACATGCATGCGCAAAATGGGGCGCATGTGTGGGTGTTCCACAGCTTCGGGCGGGCATTTTCTTAAGGTCCGGGGGCTATCGGATGCACGCGCCTCGGGATACGCTTCCAGCGGTACCGTGGTTTCGCGTTTATCGCTCTGCAGACCCGTGGTGACCTGCACTTTCGGGCACCGCGAGTGAGGGTGTGGACGCGGAGCGTACCCGAGGCGGCGGGTACGTGGATCGCCTTTCGCGAAGGCTGGTCCGGGTCCTTGACGAGTGCGGCGCAGGGACAGGGAACAGCGGTGGGTTCGCGGGTGGTGGTCCGGACCGGTACGGCCCAGAACTGAACCCTTTCAAGATCCCGCTGGAGTGGAACTACCGTGGCGCGTCAGTCAAGCCGCATCGCGCGCCGAGTCTTGGTCTCGGCCATGGGCGTACGATCCGTGCGCTCGATCTCTCCACAGCTCGTCCTGGGCCTGGTGGTCACCGAGCTGACCGCGCCGGCCGCCCTGTCCGAGGCCCGCCGGCTCACCGTCGGCGCCCTGGAACGGTGGGGGCTGGCCGAACGGGCCGGCGACGCCGCCCTGGTCATCAGCGAACTGGCCGGCAACGCGCTGCGGCACGGCAGCGGACCGGTCGAACTCATCCTGCGGCGCAAGCCCACCTCCGGCGGCCCCGCCGTGATCTGCACCGTGAAGGACGCCGGCAAGTGGCGCGGCTCGGACGTGCCGGACCGCGACGAGATCGAATCCGACCTCGACGCCGAGGGCGGCCGGGGCCTGTTCATCGCCCGCGAGCTGGCCGACTCGCTCATCGTTCGCGCCCCGCGCTACCGGGCGGGCACCACCGTCACGGCCACCTTCACCGCCGCCGCCGGCGAGGCCGAGGGCAGCCGTGCCGCCGGAGCGGGCAGCGCGGTGGCCCGTGGAGCGCGCGCCTGGGAACGCCGGGTGCGCCGGGCCTGGCCGCTGCGCGGCGCCGCCGGCTCCTGAAGAGCGGCTGAAGAGCGGATGAGAAGCGCAGGTGGGGACGCGCCGCACCGCAAGAGCCTGATGACAGGGTTCTAAGTAACCAAGGCTCGAAGATTTCAGCATATCGCACAGGTCAATGCTTCGTGGGCTGATGCACGGAATCGTTGCGAAACCGTCATGGTGCTGCCACCTGCCGGTCGCGTCTAAGGCCCCTGCGACGGATGTCATGGTCTCGCCCCCGAACGGGCCCGTGCCGACTACCCACCGGCGCGGCGCGACCCCACTTTGGAGCGTGACCCACCATGCGCCACACCGTCCTGCGTGCCCTCGGTTCGGCCGCCGCCTGCGGCCTGGCCGCCTCGGCCCTGGCCGCGGCTCCCGCCCACGCCGCCACCGACCCGTACTCCGCCTTCGTCTGGAACACCGGCTCGGCCAGCGAGCCGGCCATCTACAACTTCATCAACTCGGCCACCAAGTCGATCGACATGACGATGTACGAGTTCGTCGACACCACGGCCGTCAACGACCTGGTGGCCAAGGAGAAGGCCGGCGTGACCGTGCGCGTCGTGCTCGACGGCCAGCACACCTCGTACAACGCCGCCGCCATCAAGGCCCTGAAGGCGGCCGGCGTCGGCATCACCGAGTCCAACACCTCCCGGTTCACCTACACGCACCAGAAGACGATCACCGTCGACGGCACCGAGTCGCTGATCCTCACCGGGAACCTGACCTCGAGCTACTACACCACCACCTGTGACTACGGGGTCTTCGACACCGACGCCGCCGACGTGGCCGCGATCGAGGCCGTGTTCAACGCCGACTACGCCAACAAGGCGATCACCCCCGGCGCCGGCGACGATCTGCTCTGGTCGCCGACCACCGCCACCACCAAGCTGCTCTCGATCATCAACGGCGCCACCAAGACCCTGGACATCGAGGAGGAGGAGTTCTCCAGCTCCACCCTCGTCAACGCGGTGGTGGCCCGGGCCAAGGCCGGCGTGAAGGTCCGCGTCGTGGTCGAGTACCCGGCCGACTACTCTTCCGAGGTCTCCGAGATCAAGGCGGCCGGCGGCACCGTCGTCGGCTACTCCAGCAGCACCGGTTACTACATCCACGCCAAGGCGGTCGTGGCCGACTACGGCCTGTCCACCGCCGCGGTCGAGGTCGGCTCGATGAACTGGACGAGCAACTCGCTCAGCGACAACCGGGAGCTGGGCATCCTGGTCAAGGACACCGGGGTCGAGGGCGTCATCGAGACCCAGTTCGACGCCGACTACGCCGGCGGCACCCTCCAGTAGGGCGCCGGCCGGGGAGGCGCTCACCCGCTCCGCGGACGCTCGTGACCTTCGACCTGTAGGCACCGGGGAAAAGGCAGGGTAGCGTGGTGTGGGTGAGCATCTTCTTGGAACTGTTCAGCCCGGGCGGTCGGCACCGTGTCGACGAGCAGGAGCGTCTCGAGCACACCCGCGAGGTCGAGGGTGTCTCGGTGCCCGGCAGGGGCCCGATCGACCTCGGTTCCGGCGTCGTCCTGATCAAGCCTTCGGCCTCCCTCCCGTCGCGGCGGGAAGAGGAGGCCGAAGGTGACACCGACGCCGAAGGCGACGGGGACGAGGTCTAGCCGACGGTGACCGGCGTCGGCGCGTGCGCCGACGCCAGCGCCAGTTCGAGCACGTCGCGCACGTCCGAGACCAGGTGGATCTCCAGCGCGTCACGCACCTCCGCGGGCACCTCGTCCAGGTCGGGCTCGTTGCGCTGCGGCAGCAGCACGACCTTCGCCCCGGCCCGCTGCGCGGCCAGCAGCTTCTGCTTGACCCCGCCGATCGGCAGCACGCGGCCGGTGAGCGAGACCTCGCCGGTCATCGCCACCTCGGCCCGCACCGGCCGGCCGGAGAGCAGCGAACCCAGGGCGGTGACCATGGTCACGCCCGCGCTCGGGCCGTCCTTGGGCACCGCGCCGGCCGGCACGTGGACGTGCACGCCGCGGTCCTTCAGATCGCCCACCGGCAGTTCCAGCTCGGCGCCGTGCGAGCGCAGGTAGGAGAGCGCGATCTGCGCCGACTCCTTCATGACCTCGCCCAGCTGGCCGGTCAGGGTCACCCCGGTCGAGCCCGTCTCCGGGTCGGCCAGCGACGCCTCCACGAACAGCACCTCGCCGCCCGCGCCGGTGACCGCCAGGCCGGTGGCCACGCCCGGCACCGCCGTGCGCTCGGCGCTCTCCGGAGTGTGCCGCGGGTGCCCGAGGAAGTCGGGCAGGTTCTCCGCGGTCACCTGCACCGGCAGCTCCAGCTCGCCCACGGCCGTCTTGGCCGCGGCCTTGCGCAGCACCCGGGCCAGCGAACGCTCGAGGTCGCGCACGCCCGCCTCGCGGGTGTACTCGGTGGCGATGCGGCGCAGCGCGCCCTCGTCGACCGAGGCCTCCTCGTCGCTCAGGCCGGCCCGCTCCAGCTGCCGGGGCAGCAGGTGGTCGCGCCCGATGGTGACCTTCTCCTGCTCGGTGTACCCGTCCAGGCGCACCAGCTCCATCCGGTCGAGCAGCGGCCCGGGGATGGACTCGAGCACGTTCGCCGTGGCCAGGAACACCACGTCGGACAGGTCGAGGTCCACCTCGAGGTAGTGGTCGCGGAAGGTGTGGTTCTGCGCCGGGTCGAGCA
This genomic window from Actinospica robiniae DSM 44927 contains:
- the modB gene encoding molybdate ABC transporter permease subunit, translating into MTRTAGRTGRQRRRRGPGTRAPALLLLPSLIGLAFLVLPVVGLLVRTPWRQLTRDLSAGDTWTALRLSLECATAATGVSLLFGIPLAWLLVRTDLPGRGLARALVMVPLVLPPVVGGMALLLVFGRAGILGIYLDRWFGVSLPFTTPGVIMAETFVAMPFLVVSVETALRTLDPDIEEAAATSGASTWQIFRHITLPNLLPAIGAGAVLAWARALGEFGATITFAGNFPGTTQTMPLAVYLAFQEDPQSAIVLSVVLLAVSITVLAALRDRLFTRV
- a CDS encoding LCP family protein, with amino-acid sequence MEDRVSDDTQGLGGPDFEQTQHTDTGPDDAAHAETADGFGVILEQAQATEEYVEQNQRRDRIARRARRRRRIRYALLSTTVTVSLVVAAGFVYLAYDAQHLTRNLKHTALLPVGVTEPPEQVDAFGRSAINILLLGSDTRSSSADCSLGGACVQGGDNAGANGDSEMVVHLSADRSNATVVSIPRDTETDLPECAGGGRGMINSALQYGPDCQVAAVVKLTGITIDHFVEFDFSGVVDLSSELGGVPVCVSAAVHDPYSKLTIGAGVTDVQGKQALQFLRTRHAFYDGSDLGREQATHIFMSSMLRKAKQNATLTNIGEMQSLAETVTKYTTVDNGLDSVTSLIELADDFGQVASNRVTFLTMPWDQDTNTSDPSYQARVVEDPQAVQLFEDIKKDKSFTTAGEVETLSAGSSTSPDLSSPSPSSSSAAGSGGEQDAAAAAASEAAVGASETAAARTHPMHVVVVNSSGATNRYQTVVQQLFQDGFVYSSGSDATSTVASTTLVYSSKEVKAAAELAGDLHLPPSALQESGTGTTLTLTIGTDWPTGSTYSAAGTASASAAINVPSQSYEENGADAGVCVQANPEDETH
- a CDS encoding ATP-binding protein; the protein is MGVRSVRSISPQLVLGLVVTELTAPAALSEARRLTVGALERWGLAERAGDAALVISELAGNALRHGSGPVELILRRKPTSGGPAVICTVKDAGKWRGSDVPDRDEIESDLDAEGGRGLFIARELADSLIVRAPRYRAGTTVTATFTAAAGEAEGSRAAGAGSAVARGARAWERRVRRAWPLRGAAGS
- a CDS encoding phospholipase D-like domain-containing protein — protein: MRHTVLRALGSAAACGLAASALAAAPAHAATDPYSAFVWNTGSASEPAIYNFINSATKSIDMTMYEFVDTTAVNDLVAKEKAGVTVRVVLDGQHTSYNAAAIKALKAAGVGITESNTSRFTYTHQKTITVDGTESLILTGNLTSSYYTTTCDYGVFDTDAADVAAIEAVFNADYANKAITPGAGDDLLWSPTTATTKLLSIINGATKTLDIEEEEFSSSTLVNAVVARAKAGVKVRVVVEYPADYSSEVSEIKAAGGTVVGYSSSTGYYIHAKAVVADYGLSTAAVEVGSMNWTSNSLSDNRELGILVKDTGVEGVIETQFDADYAGGTLQ
- a CDS encoding DUF6191 domain-containing protein, giving the protein MSIFLELFSPGGRHRVDEQERLEHTREVEGVSVPGRGPIDLGSGVVLIKPSASLPSRREEEAEGDTDAEGDGDEV